Proteins encoded within one genomic window of Bos mutus isolate GX-2022 chromosome 9, NWIPB_WYAK_1.1, whole genome shotgun sequence:
- the AIG1 gene encoding androgen-induced gene 1 protein isoform X5 encodes MALVPCQVLRVAILLSYCSILCNYKAIEMPSHQTYGGSWKFLTFIDL; translated from the exons ATGGCGCTTGTCCCCTGCCAGGTGCTGCGGGTGGCCATCCTGCTGTCCTACTGCTCTATCCTGTGCAACTACAAGGCCATCGAAATGCCCTCGCATCAGACCTACGGAGGGAGCTGGAAATTCCTGACGTTCATTGATCTG tGA